The Halostella limicola genome includes the window CTGTACGGGCGGCCGCAACACCGCGAGACGGACGGCAGGGGATTCGATCCGTCGGAGTCACCGGTCGGGCGGCGGTGGGCGGGCACCGAGTAATCCGGTCAGTACGGGAGCGCGTCGAGCGCTTCCGCGGCTTCACGAGCGGCCGCGAGGTACTCGCGGGCGCGGCGCGGGTCGTCCGCCTCCGCCGCCTTCCGCGAGAACTTCGTCAGCGTGGACCGGAGCGCCGCCGCGGCCTCGCCCACGTCGCCGTCCCCGGCTGCCGGTCCGCCGACCGCCCCGGAACCACCTCGGTCGTCGGAGGGGGCGCGGTCCGGGTCGGTGCGGTCGGGCGTCGCCCGCGGTTCGCTACCGGCCGCCCGGGGAGCGCCGGGCTGGGCGACGCCGTCTCCCTGAGAGAGCGGTTCCGACGAACCGGCGGCGTCCGCGCGCGCGTCTCCCCGCTCGGGGGTGGGCTCGCTCTCCGGTTCCCGGGCGGGCTCCGCCGCTTCCTCCGTCGCGTCTGCTTGCTCCTGATTCCCTGGCTGCTGGCCGCCTTG containing:
- a CDS encoding Sjogren's syndrome/scleroderma autoantigen 1 family protein, encoding MSDFDKEAEREKLREQFEAEEADRKHTQQMSELLLKGATMTNAHCEECGDPIFRYDGQTFCPTCQAPAEGQGQQAGGQSAPQGGQQPGNQEQADATEEAAEPAREPESEPTPERGDARADAAGSSEPLSQGDGVAQPGAPRAAGSEPRATPDRTDPDRAPSDDRGGSGAVGGPAAGDGDVGEAAAALRSTLTKFSRKAAEADDPRRAREYLAAAREAAEALDALPY